AAGATGGGCGCTCTTGAACGAAGGAATACTGTATTTTGGTATGCCACCACTACGCATCCATAATCATTCACGTCGACACCAACCAAAACGCAAGCGCCTCACAAGAAACGAAATAACATGAAATAGTGTAGTGTGTTACAACGTAATTCAAAGTTTGTTACCGGAGAGAACATGCAAAATCGGGTAAGTTGGTAGCAATGCATCCGAGGAAAGCCCTACCTCCAAACTTCCCGCATAATTGGATGCGTTTTGTTCCACTGAGATTCCTCCTATCATCACTGTCTTATGAATTGTAGGATGTGGAAAGTCAACGTACGGATTACCATTGGTGAACACAAAAGAAGTTTGAGCAATCAAATCCTGGAAATGGACCAAGTCTTAATTCCATTAAACAAAGCTTTTGATTATGTTAGCTAGATTTTACTGatcttttagatttttgttcgggggcggtcgttaggtacccgcacccgattatctgcagccgaataagtgcctgcagaagagaccgtcggtaggccagagcaggcacATCTTAGGCTAGCTGTGATCACTAAACCACGCCCATCCAGCCCCACGTCATTGAGGTCATGTTCGTATATGCCGTGTTCGTATAGCAATTAAGTTAACAGAGATGATTTCaaggaaggttcaaagaacgaaaaggtaACAACGTAGCAAGTggaaaaaacgtagaaagtgaaaatactaaaaatgaagaaagaacgtagaagatttgtacaagaaaaaaaaacaacatcagaaaacataaataattaaaaatgttccaaaacaaaagttaAAAAGGTGTAGAAACGAGAGCATGGGCTTTGAAAGAAgtagatttgtgattgaaaaaactatatagaagatatagatgtaTATTTCTATTCATACAGACTATTTAAACCATGTAAGGTACTGCAgtagtttgtaaaagtttcgatttgtttgttttacttaAATAAAACACgatcatttattatttctggaacttcgtgtgcaatcgTCCGATCTATCTCTCTCTATATGTAagcgatcgatactccgtacAGAAGCAGTTCCAGAGATAAAGTGCTCCTGCGAGGCAGGTTTGCACCTCATTAGATGATGAGGGCCGAAGATGGACGATATGatgggcggggcgcaaggcgAACGCAGCtcaatgctctgctgacgctattaGCTGCGCAGAGCAATTAACGATAGCCGTTGCTAGTCGTTTCCCTTAaaaacatcaccccacggatctgcggtggtacggatttcaggtggagtattcttatacgggatagtagattactgagaggggggtaattccgtcaatttcttcctaattgccgtaaaaaacggcccggaagatgcggcacacggcacaaggctggcgcgctccagtcgaactccctgtagaaaatagtgcgccagaacgaatGAAGGGGTGCGtataaagagggtcccggcagatTTTCGACCATGCCTCGATCATGCCtcggcagagcaattagcgctGCTGCGAGAAAGAGGTTTACTTTCGTTgctacctaaatagctgactctgcttacctgtCGCTATTCATACGTTggatcaccggctaggatataatttacGAGTTACTTAATAGTTTTGGAGGATCATACACTTCCACTAGAAATTCGTGATGTGAGATGACCTCAAATTTGTAATCGTAGGCGAAGCAAGAGAAGTAACCACGTGAAACATAAGCGAAGGATGCATCTAATACCtccaaatatgaaaaaactTGCTCccgttctcttcttttttacattaagatctagacaaaactcgcacctgttctcttcttttttttacatttcttgtAACTGTGCAGTCCTTTGCGTCTCTATGGCTAAAAGAGCTTCTAAGACGGATGTCTGCGCCACCATGAACGACtagagcgtgacctcgtcgagatatGATCGAGTATCCCCCTtgcatatccactggacacgtaatgtccgcgaggcattcgcggagaatccgccgggaccctctttacagtTCCCTTTACAACAACGTTCCGGTTAGAGAAGTTTTGAACATGTATTTGTGCTTTTGCATGCTAAACCCAACTTCtgcaaatataaacaaaaaggaTCTGCACAAAAAAGGCGCATGTTGCAGTTACTCCTCGCATTCTGTTGCATGCTATCATAAATTATTCTTCGCAGAAGGCTTCTTAGAGGCAGCGCATCACCAAATACGTGATGGGATGTTCCCTCGAATAGATGAAAATGGAGGTATGGTTCATGTGTATGAGCATCAACACACTCACTTCCCCTCAGTAACCAAGGGAAGGACGTGTGAAACATCATCGTATGACCCTGCTTTACCAAACCTGCAATTTATCACGTGATAGAACATGGACAAATTTGTCGTCGTCCAACGTCCGCAGAACAAGCAATATAATTCAAATAGTATATTTTTGGCAATAAAATGTTTATGCCACACGAAGTGTGCTATACAGTTTCTtgcaaaacaacaaattatttCAAACGTAATTAGCTGcgaaagtaaagtaaaagtcCCAGGTTGTAATTACTGCACCAAACCTGTCTTGCCCTTATATGATTACGACTTTGATGAAATCTTCGCGTTCTGTTGCTCTTTAAACTGCAGAATGTTACATTTCCTTCTAAGTTTGTAAGTTTTGTATTTCATTCAAATATAGTCAGgccaaaaggacatgaagctcggCCCAGTTGCATAAGTGCTAGCGGAGCTGGAGCTTGGAAgcgaggtgggactatcgcgaGCTGCAACGATAGAGGGTGCTAGCAAATGTCCGCTCTTAATTCTAACTGCCACTCTCCACCGCTCTACTCCAAACGCAACCTTTTACGTAACCGCACCAAggtccatgtcgttttgatccgaccataATTCAGTTCTCCAACCCGCTACTTAATGCATTGGGCTACCCTTTAGTTGGGGCATGTGTGCTGTGGCATGTGTGCTaacttgtagttttttttttgcttgtttatttAGTTGATAATTACTAAAATACTGGAATTGGACTTACCTTGTAATCTCTCATTGTTccgaatttctttctaaaatgcACCAATTCGCTTTCGTAAATGTAATTTAGGACACACTGCCCGATTAAGAACCCAACTAAATTGCGAAAGCGTTCGAGGAACGTCATTCTATCATTAGTTGAGCTCAGGTCCCCTGAAAAACTGTAACATCAAAGTATTCATTTAAGTTACGCTAAAGCGGTTATTTGAACTTCAATTTTCAACACAACCAATAAGTCCCTCTTACATtgtatttcagaaaattcttgcTCATGATGCACAGCCAAAggaggtagtttttttttaatgacttGTTTCCTACCTATTAGATTGTTGAGGACGAAGTGGTCTTGGTTGTTGAGGAGACTAAAAATCGTGTGAGGCATTCTTCATCCTCAAAAGTCAATCCTTCAAGCAGTAGTTGTCGTGAATTCCGGATGTTAGTCATATTTGTCTTGTGGTTGTCAAAGTGAAAGTGTACGTAGCGAATACTCATTCCCGTCTTTTAGTCAATACCATTGCTCTACCTTCTCTCCTCTTTCCTCGTTTGATTATTCGTGTTGCTTCTCCACGAAGCTCCGTAATCTGGGACGTCAGCTCAAGGTTGCGAAGACGGCTTTGCCTGTCGGATGGCGCTGTTGCCTCAAATTTGTTTACCAAAACCATACAGTCATATAGCAAACCACCGCTTCCTTCGAAAAGGATTCTCATTTCTGCATCAACCAGATACATACGTATATAATTTTCTGAGTACAACTTCTTCACATATATGCATGGCTAAAGTTCCTTTGTTGTATGGAATTTTGCGCTCAGAACGTAAGCATACAACGCAACCCTTTGTGATATCTTCTGGATTGATGTCTGCACAAAAGCGATCATGAAGGCATACCGCAAGCAGTAGTCATTTCGAAATTTCTTCgtataataagaagaaaatcgcGTCTTAAGAAGCTATCAGTGGTTCGGTGTTCACTTACACGGTACGTAAGACAACGCAATAGGTTCGCCAATTGTATAGGATAATGAATCGAGATGCGTGAGCGCTGTGACAGCCATGGTTGTTGTTATGTTGAGAGCCTCAAAAAGACCTGGAAAATGTTcagaacttttctttgaagcacATACTTAAGTCTTACAAGAGAAAACTTCTTCTGAACATCGTGAACTTGTAATCGGTAAAACTAAATCAAAAACTACCTATTACTACTAGTGAATAGAACATATACCCTGCTCAATTCAGAAGAATCttcaaataattgaaaaagtgTCTCAACtgatttttccttgatttctttTAAGCTTAGCTGATTTCAAACAATCTCATTTCCTTGGATTGTCTCTGAAGCGATTGGATTTCTAAAGGATTGAGTGTTCATACCAAGCCCGCATATGTAGTACACTTCTGCGATAGCTGCGTCGAACTTCTCTTCGCGGAGCTGCTCCAGCAGAGCATCGTCATTAATGAGTACTGCAAAACTTGAATAATTTTATTCCGTAACATATTTGAAGCACATTGTCCCTAACACTTTCAAAAACGTGtatgatagttttttttaagaaatgcaAATTGAAGGTTTATCTGGTTTACGCTATCTGGTTAAAAGCAATAGGACTTATCCCTGTTAATATAAAAGTCACAGGACGATTGCGAGTGGTGAAGACTTTCGTAAACGCCTCGTCATAGATATTAGTTTAACGACGAAACTCAAATGGAGCTTAAATAGAGCTTTTGATCACTTCAGCATAAATAGCGCACAATTTTAGCGATAGTCTGCTCAAGCTGTACACGTGGCTAAAAAAGCAACAGATACACGGccgacaaaaataaaaataaataaaaaatgacaaatactTTAGAAACTACGAATCTGATACATAAATCTAGAGCATCGATACGAAGGAAAAAGTGTTGAGATGAAACAGGGAGTGCTGGTTCCTCTGGACCTCTACCAACTCAAAAAACTTGCCCATTTTGAACTTATGGTTAATTCTAATCTAATGACCTACCAAAAAGTTTCCCTACTTGTCGATAGGCACTGTGTTAGTTTGCAAACTTCATTCTCCTCATAGAACCGAGAACAAGTAACAACTACTAACTTAGAATTCGAAACAGTAAGGAGAA
The Necator americanus strain Aroian chromosome I, whole genome shotgun sequence genome window above contains:
- a CDS encoding hypothetical protein (NECATOR_CHRI.G2925.T2) is translated as MISFVLCLFIHFQVCVGYKFLIYSPFLGHSHVTFLGRIADVLTNGGHDVTVVMPEIDTGELERTGVRVTKKIIRTPGDMRARKVFKEGQEREYRDIWTSSTNTLTMLQIAKSRSDILSYQCEILINDDALLEQLREEKFDAAIAEVYYICGLGLFEALNITTTMAVTALTHLDSLSYTIGEPIALSYVPWDLSSTNDRMTFLERFRNLVGFLIGQCVLNYIYESELVHFRKKFGTMRDYKDLIAQTSFVFTNGNPYVDFPHPTIHKTVMIGGISVEQNASNYAGSLEKWDKILNVRQHNVLVSFGSMAKSVDMPIQYK